The Solicola gregarius DNA window GAGCCCCAAGTGCGACACCTCTCCCGCACGTACCGGTGCCTCGTACCGGCCGCTCGTGGCTTTCCGCCGTCCGACGTGCCGTCCGACCCTGACCTGTACAGCCAGCAGCGCGCGGTCGCCGACGCGATCGCCGTGCTCGACGCGGCCGGTGTCGAGTCGGCGTACGTCGTCGGCAACTCGATGGGTGGCTTCGGCGCTCTGCACCTCGCATTGAGCCACCCGGCCCGCGTACGCGGCGCGGTCGTCGCCGGATGTGGCTACGGCGCTCATCCCGACAAGGAGGCCGGCTTCCGTACCGAGTCGGGCAAGATCGCCGAGGCCTTCGAGACGGAGGGTTCCGCGTCGATGTCGCAGTGGTACGGCCTCGGGCCCGCGCGCGTGCAGTACGAGGCGAAGGACCCTCGCGGTCACGCGGAGCACGTACGCGTTCTCTCCGAACACGATCCGGTCGGGGCCGCGAACACGATGCGCGGCGTCCAGATGGAGCGCCCCTCGCTGTACGCGATGCGCGACGAGCTGGCACGCTGTGAGCCGCCCGTCCTGGTGATTGCCGGGGACGAGGACGACGGCGTGCTCGAGACCGACCTGATGCTGAAGCGGACCATCCCGCGGTGCGGTCTCGCGGTGCTGCCGCGTTCGGGGCACGTGACGAACCTCGAGGAGCCGGCGCTGTTCAATGCGCTCCTCGATCGCTTCTTCGCCGCCGTCGAGCACGGCCGGTGGGGCGCGCGGGATCCGCGGTCGCTGTCGGGGTCGACGACGGGCGCGAAGTAGACACGAACCGGCTTGCATTACTATGCATTGCCATGCATATACTTGCACCTATGTCCAAGGTGCTTACCTCTCTGCCCGCCGGTGAACGCATCGGCATCGCCTTCTCCGGTGGCCTCGACACCTCCGTCGCGGTCGCCTGGATGCGCGAGAAGGGCGCGGTCCCGTGCGCGTACACCGCCGACATCGGCCAGTACGACGAGTCCGACATCGAGTCGGTTCCCGGCCGCGCGACCACGTACGGCGCGGAAGTCGCCCGGCTCGTCGACTGCCGTGCGGCGCTCGTCGAAGAGGGGCTTGCCGCGCTTGCGTGCGGCGCGTTCAATCTGCGCTCCGGCAACCGCACGTACTTCAACACGACCCCGCTGGGGCGCGCCGTCACCGGCACCTTCCTGGTCCGCGCGATGCTCGCGGACGACGTGCAGATCTGGGGCGACGGCTCCACCTTCAAGGGCAACGACATCGAGCGGTTCTACCGGTACGGGCTGCTCGCCAACCCGTCGCTGCGGATCTACAAGCCGTGGCTCGACGCCGACTTCGTCGGCGAGCTCGGCGGGCGTACGGAGATGTCGGAGTGGCTGATCGAGCGCGACCTCCCCTATCGGGCGAGTGCCGAGAAGGCGTACTCGACCGACGCGAACATCTGGGGTGCGACGCACGAGGCGAAGACCCTCGAGCATCTCGACGCCGGGATGGAGGTCGTGGATCCGATCATGGGCGTCCGGTTCTGGGACCCCTCCGTCGAGATCGAGACCGAGGACGTGACGATCGGCTTCGAGCAGGGCCGCCCCGTGACGATCAACGGCAAGGAGTTCGGCTCGGCCGTCGACCTCGTGCTGGAGGCGAACGCGATCGGCGGTCGGCACGGCCTTGGCATGTCCGACCAGATCGAGAACCGCGTCATCGAGGCCAAGAGCCGGGGCATCTACGAGGCGCCCGGCATGGCGCTCCTGCACGCGGCGTACGAGCGGCTGGTCAACGCGATCCACAACGAGGACACGCTGACGACCTACCACACCGAGGGCCGTCGGCTGGGTCGGTTGCTGTACGAGGGC harbors:
- a CDS encoding alpha/beta fold hydrolase, with product MPNAHTDDGVDLYYEDTGSGDAIVFLHEFAGDHRSWEPQVRHLSRTYRCLVPAARGFPPSDVPSDPDLYSQQRAVADAIAVLDAAGVESAYVVGNSMGGFGALHLALSHPARVRGAVVAGCGYGAHPDKEAGFRTESGKIAEAFETEGSASMSQWYGLGPARVQYEAKDPRGHAEHVRVLSEHDPVGAANTMRGVQMERPSLYAMRDELARCEPPVLVIAGDEDDGVLETDLMLKRTIPRCGLAVLPRSGHVTNLEEPALFNALLDRFFAAVEHGRWGARDPRSLSGSTTGAK
- the argG gene encoding argininosuccinate synthase, which encodes MSKVLTSLPAGERIGIAFSGGLDTSVAVAWMREKGAVPCAYTADIGQYDESDIESVPGRATTYGAEVARLVDCRAALVEEGLAALACGAFNLRSGNRTYFNTTPLGRAVTGTFLVRAMLADDVQIWGDGSTFKGNDIERFYRYGLLANPSLRIYKPWLDADFVGELGGRTEMSEWLIERDLPYRASAEKAYSTDANIWGATHEAKTLEHLDAGMEVVDPIMGVRFWDPSVEIETEDVTIGFEQGRPVTINGKEFGSAVDLVLEANAIGGRHGLGMSDQIENRVIEAKSRGIYEAPGMALLHAAYERLVNAIHNEDTLTTYHTEGRRLGRLLYEGRWLDPQALMIRESLQRWVGVAVTGEVTLRLRRGEDYSILDTAGPAFSYHPDKLSMERTEDSAFGPVDRIGQLTMRNLDIADSRAKLEQYAEIGMVGSNHPALMDAAQAASTALIGAMASGGADAIASDGTAPEDDEFLDYAAMEAGTD